The Chlorocebus sabaeus isolate Y175 chromosome 1, mChlSab1.0.hap1, whole genome shotgun sequence genome includes a region encoding these proteins:
- the OR52Z1 gene encoding olfactory receptor 52Z1P, which produces MAPFFHNHTNPQDVWYVLMEIPGLEGLHTWISIPFSFVYTVAVAGNILLIFLIMTEHSLHEPMYLFLSMLASADFLLSTTAAPKMLAILWFHSTDISFGSSVSQMFFIHFIFVAESAILLAMAFDLHVAICYPLRYTTILTSSTIRKIGIATVVRSFFICCPFIFLVYRLTYCGRNIIPHSYCEHMGIARLAYGSINVNIIYGLTVALLSTGLDIVLIIISYVMILYAVFQIPSWAARFKALSTCGSHICVTLMFYAPAFFSFLAHRFGGKTIPHHIHILVASLYVLVPPMLNPIIYGVKTKQLKDRVILLFSPISVCCENLKVCFREWK; this is translated from the coding sequence ATGGCTCCTTTCTTTCATAATCACACTAATCCCCAGGATGTGTGGTATGTCCTAATGGAAATCCCAGGGCTGGAAGGCTTGCATACCTGGATCTCCatccctttttcttttgtgtacaCTGTGGCTGTTGCAGGCAATATCCTATTGATCTTCCTGATCATGACTGAGCACAGTCTCCATGAGCCCATGTATCTCTTCCTATCTATGCTGGCCTCAGCAGACTTCCTGCTCTCCACCACTGCAGCCCCTAAGATGCTGGCTATCCTCTGGTTCCACTCTACAGATATATCCTTTGGTAGCTCTGTGTCTCAGATGTTCTTCATACATTTCATCTTTGTGGCAGAATCTGCTATTCTCCTGGCAATGGCATTTGACCTCCATGTGGCCATCTGTTACCCACTGAGATACACCACCATTTTAACCTCATCAACCATCAGGAAGATTGGCATAGCGACTGTGGTCAGGAGCTTTTTCATCTGCTGTCCGTTCATCTTCCTGGTATACCGACTTACATATTGCGGGAGAAACATCATTCCTCATTCCTACTGTGAGCACATGGGCATTGCCAGACTGGCATATGGCAGTATCAATGTCAACATCATTTATGGCCTCACTGTGGCCCTACTCTCTACAGGACTGGATATAGTGCTTATCATTATATCCTATGTAATGATCCTTTACGCAGTGTTTCAGATACCTTCCTGGGCTGCCAGGTTCAAGGCCCTTAGTACGTGTGGCTCTCACATCTGTGTCACACTTATGTTCTATGCCCCagcattcttttcatttcttgccCATCGCTTTGGCGGTAAAACCATCCCTCACCACATTCACATTCTAGTGGCCAGTCTCTATGTGTTGGTGCCCCCTATGCTAAACCCCATCATTTATGGGGTGAAGACCAAACAACTTAAAGATCGAGtgattttgcttttctctcctATCAGTGTATGCTGTGAaaatttaaaagtctgttttagGGAATGGAAATAA